TTGTTATAGAGAAGCGGTATAGGATTGAAGGAGGATGTGTAATGGAACGGTTAATGGCTGAGGCGATCAAAGCGCGTGAAAAGGCATATGTGCCGTATTCGCAATTTGCTGTAGGGGCAGCTCTTCTCACAGAAGAGGGTGAAATTATTCATGGATGTAATATTGAAAACGCAGCTTATGGTTTATGTAATTGCGCAGAGCGCACGGCCCTCTTCAAAGCAGTAGCAGAAGGGAAAACAGTGTTTCGTTCGATCGCGATCGTAGCAGATACGAACGGTCCTGTCTCACCATGTGGGGCATGTCGACAAGTGATGTCTGAACTATGTCCGCAAGATATGACTGTTATTTTGGGAAACCTACAAGGGGAGAGAGCGACGACAACGGTGGCTCAATTGCTCCCAGGTTCATTTGGAAAGGAAGATTTGCATGCAGGTAAGCGAAACGTATAAGTCTGGATTTGTGGCTCTGATTGGTCGTCCTAATGTGGGCAAATCTACGCTTATGAATCATTTTTTGGATGAGAAAATCTCTATCATGTCTGATAAACCACAAACAACACGCAATCA
This sequence is a window from Mechercharimyces sp. CAU 1602. Protein-coding genes within it:
- a CDS encoding cytidine deaminase, yielding MERLMAEAIKAREKAYVPYSQFAVGAALLTEEGEIIHGCNIENAAYGLCNCAERTALFKAVAEGKTVFRSIAIVADTNGPVSPCGACRQVMSELCPQDMTVILGNLQGERATTTVAQLLPGSFGKEDLHAGKRNV